One window of Esox lucius isolate fEsoLuc1 chromosome 25, fEsoLuc1.pri, whole genome shotgun sequence genomic DNA carries:
- the LOC105008881 gene encoding beta-1,4-galactosyltransferase 1-like produces the protein MLKELFCCLLFLVVFSFSANSLYNLSYSNVTELIRGYKDLLYILKDNQSEDGLKPGVVYGYVYTDLHSWEYPYIPSISSTTETNIPKASHATKELNKCPDLSPHLVGPTRVEFSTPVSLDTVIKENPHLQVGGRYKPDNCVALQKVAVIIPFRNRDEHLKFWLHYLHPFLQRQQLDYGVYVINQDGESTFNRAKLMNIGYTEALKEYEYDCFVFSDVDIIPMDDRNTYRCFSQPRHLSVSLDKFGFKLPYNQIFGGACSLSKEQMLKINGFSNTYWGWGGEDDDIFNRLNSSGMSISRPNSITGKCRMIPHTRDKNNEDNPHRFERIAHTLTTMDEDGLNSLEYKVVTAQKHILFTKITVDVGEPIQENTQEDEN, from the exons ATGTTGAAAGAACTATtctgctgccttttgtttttagtagtcttttctttctctgcaAATTCTTTGTATAATTTGAGCTACTCAAATGTAACAGAATTGATTAGAGGTTATAAAGATTTGCTCTACATCTTAAAGGACAACCAAAGTGAAGATGGATTAAAGCCAGGAGTGGTTTATGGTTATGTTTACACGGATTTACACTCATGGGAATACCCTTATATTCCTTCAATATCTT CAACTACAGAGACCAACATCCCAAAGGCCTCCCATGCGACCAAAGAATTAAACAAATGCCCAGATCTCTCACCACATCTTG TGGGTCCAACAAGGGTTGAGTTCTCTACACCTGTCAGTTTGGATACAGTCATTAAGGAGAACCCACATCTGCAGGTCGGAGGTCGCTACAAGCCAGACAACTGCGTCGCCCTTCAGAAGGTTGCTGTCATCATCCCCTTCCGTAATCGTGATGAACACCTCAAGTTTTGGCTCCACTACCTCCATCCTTTCCTACAGCGCCAACAGCTGGACTATGGTGTCTATGTTATTAATCAG GATGGGGAAAGCACGTTCAACAGGGCCAAGCTGATGAACATCGGCTACACCGAGGCCCTCAAAGAGTACGAATACGACTGCTTTGTGTTCAGTGACGTGGACATCATCCCCATGGACGACCGGAACACCTACCGATGCTTCAGCCAGCCCAGAcacctgtctgtgtccctggaCAAGTTTGGCTTCAA GTTGCCCTATAATCAGATCTTTGGTGGTGCCTGTTcattgagtaaggaacagatgCTGAAAATTAATGGGTTTTCCAACACCTACTGGGGCTGGGGTGGTGAAGATGATGACATTTTCAACAG GTTGAATAGCAGTGGAATGTCAATCTCTCGTCCAAACAGCATCACTGGAAAATGTCGGATGATCCCTCACACAAGagacaaaaataatgaagaCAATCCTCACAG GTTCGAGAGAATAGCTCACACGTTAACCACAATGGATGAAGATGGCCTCAACTCCCTTGAGTACAAAGTTGTCACAGCGCAAAAACACATCCTGTTCACAAAGATTACAGTAGATGTGGGGGAGCCAATCCAAGAAAACACACAAGAGGATGAGAACTAA